In the Zingiber officinale cultivar Zhangliang chromosome 5A, Zo_v1.1, whole genome shotgun sequence genome, AGCTTTTTGGAGCAATGTGCAAGAATGGAAGTTGTAGAAGGTGTTCTCAACTGCTGGTCAAatcctctttttataaccaagTTGAACTTGATCCGATCAACTGATTTCAGGATCACTGTTCATGACTCGACTATTATCTTTCGACCGATCCtccctgatcggtcgactgatccttctgAATTAACCCAGCTTCCTGTCCAAGTGCTACCGCTTCAGATAAAGTCttcattcggtcgactgatcccaccgttcggtcgaccgatcctccgatCCTTCCTTGTTTTTTTGGTCCGATCAACTTGCTATTTGTCCATCGTTTGATTGACTGAACCTccttgtttggtcgatcgatccctcgaTCAAATCTTCACCGTGAGTTGAAATCCTGCTCTAATCACTAGGGTTCGATCGAATAGTAAGAGAAACGTAGGTTAGGTTTAGTTTAGGGgcaataaaaataattgataATGATCATTATGGACAAAGGTTTTTGATGACTATTGAAAAGTAATAGTGGTGGTTAGCGACCATTATAGAAGGAGAATATTAATGTTATAAAGGGTGTCATTACGTAGTAACAACTATAAAATAAAATCACAATTCAAGAGGAGGTATGGTTCTGCTAACTATAAAATAAAGATCACGAATCTTCTTTCGTCCAGATGAATCAAATTCTAGGATGAATCCACTGATTCATCTTGGAATTAGTGAATTAGAAGATTACCGACAAATTTATACTCGTTGTAAATTTGACGACAAAATTATTATTCGTTGTAGATTTAGCGATGAAATTATTATTCGTTACCAAATTTCAGCATCCCACATTTTGACGACAAATCCATTTTCATTGTCAAATTTGTGACGAAAATCTTATCATAGGTATTAATTTATACATAAACTTATCAATAGACTTATATAAACTAAAAGACATTATATACTAATTGATGAAAGATGAAACTGAATAGCAATATATATGGAACAAAATAATACGAAGTCAAGAGACATTGTACACTAACAACATAAACAGATAATAGAGTCCATCAAGACTCATAATACAGACATATTATAACCTTTCAATTTTTCCTAAGCTGACGTAACTAGCTTTTCGCTGAAATCCCAAAGTCTTCTTCCCAATAATTCATCTCTACCATTAGAAGTTGTCTTCGACTCATTGCAATCAGCAAAGTACTTTCCACTCACACCCTTAATGTTTGGATGCAATGCGACATAACATGAAGTTGCAGCTCCCTGTAATTATCAAAAGGAGAATCTTGATGCTTAATCATTGGATTTTACTCCTCTAATGATAGTTGAAAATAGATATGAACTAGGATCCAACAAAATATTGAAGCATCCAGTAGAAAGTAGAAAGAATTAGTGAGTTCAATAATTGGTGAATGTTAGTTACATCAACAAACCTGAGGTATGGTCTTCCATAAGACGCAAGTTGCAGTTTGCAAAGCACCTACAAGCAAAAGGAAGGCATGAGTGTAAGTTTTAAAGCTTTGACAACATGAATTCATTGGTTTTAGGAGCATACCGACGAAGGCAATAGAGTGCCTTGCCAGGTTTGTCCTGATCAGACCAGGATGCAGTGAATTTGCTGTGACATTTAGCACCCCTTCTTCCTGTTGATTTACCATGAATATGTTATAAATTTGTTAATAACCAGTAGTAGGACAAGTTGATGCGGAGGCATCAGTTTGCACCGGACAGTATAGCAGTACCTTGAGGCGCCTAGCTAGCTCGTTGGCGTGCAATATGTTGGCCAATTTGGACTGTCCATATGCCAATTTGTCATTGTAACTGAAAAAGGGTTGCAAATATATTTCTCAATCAGTTAATTAACTAAATCTTTTTTGAAATGTTCAGCAATGCATAGTGCTCCTAACGACTCACAAGTCTTTGTCGTTGAGTTTGTCGAATCTTATTCCTGTTCTATATGTTGTCATGTGAGCTTCGGATGACAGATTCACAATACGGCTCTCAATTCCTGTCCTCTCTGCTGTGCTTTTCATTTTGTCAAGCAGAAGTTTGGTCAGCAGAAAATGACCTGAAATCAAAACGAAACCACATTGCAAGATCATATGGAAAACGAACATGTGGAAATCTTAAAAAGAATTGCTCGTTTACGATTACTAAATGAAGTCGTTTTGAGATGGTGAAGAAGATACTCACCGACATGATTGGTAGCAAACTGCATCTCTATCCCATCCTCCGAAAGTTGAAACGGACAGTACATGACGCCGGCATTGTTTCTGAAAGCAAACAAGTTGAAGAGGAGACGTAAGATTCGGCCGCGACAAAGAATGGAACAATTAGTGCGAGGAAACAATGGTATAATTACATCAAGATGTTTAGAGGAAGATCCATGGCAAGAAACTTCTCGGCGAAGGCTCGGACGGACTTGAGCGAACTGAGTTCTATCTG is a window encoding:
- the LOC121981331 gene encoding short-chain dehydrogenase TIC 32 B, chloroplastic-like; this encodes MGYFREATGIPGPSGFGSASTAEQVTDGIDASLLTVIITGGSSGIGAEAARVMALRGAHVIIGARNTEAASEVKQSILQSTPSARIDIIQIELSSLKSVRAFAEKFLAMDLPLNILINNAGVMYCPFQLSEDGIEMQFATNHVGHFLLTKLLLDKMKSTAERTGIESRIVNLSSEAHMTTYRTGIRFDKLNDKDFYNDKLAYGQSKLANILHANELARRLKEEGVLNVTANSLHPGLIRTNLARHSIAFVGALQTATCVLWKTIPQGAATSCYVALHPNIKGVSGKYFADCNESKTTSNGRDELLGRRLWDFSEKLVTSA